In the Arachis hypogaea cultivar Tifrunner chromosome 20, arahy.Tifrunner.gnm2.J5K5, whole genome shotgun sequence genome, GTTATCAATGGACATTAATAATGCAAAGAATGTGCCTTCAATACCTGAAGGGCAAAGCTTTGCACTGAGTACAAGCATGGGCATCCATTTGAGTCTAGTAGTCATTTGAGCAACACTATCAACTATCATTACAAACAAGTAATCTGGTATACCAAACTTGAGGTTCAATCTCAACACCATAACCAAATCTACCATGCCTGATAATGCATATATTAGCTGAGTCCAGAAGAGGAGGTCTCTGAATGCATAATCCTTTAATGCATACTGATATAGTAATGCACCTAAAAGGGCCCCAACTGAACCAATTGAGAATATGAAACCAACTGTCTCCTGCACAAAGAAAGAAGGGCCTCAAAGGCAATTGAGAATATGCATCACCTTCTAAATATGGTATAATTTCATATAAACCATTATTTTCACCCACCAATGTTTAGAAGGCTGGCAAATTTacccataaaaaaaataaaattgactttGTACCTATGAAAAATGGATTTCGGCCAACAACattatctaaaacctaaaaagttATCCGAAACTCTTAAATTATCCTTCTTAACTTAACATACCCCACTCCCAACCCTTTATTACCACCACCCAAATTCTTTCTCATCCCCAACTACGACCACTGCTTCCATTGCCACCTCCTTCTCTTTACCACCACCATTACAATctccaaagttgatttttttaggatttaggtAATTTTGTCAATCAAAGCACATCTTCACAGGTACAAAGTCAATTTTGTTTTTTCGTAGGTAGATTTGTCaacatttttaatatttgtagataaaaatggtagtttactcgaTCATTAATATTCCTAACCAAATTACCTGAGAGAAAGATGGCCCAGCTTTTGGATCTGTATACCAATAGAACAATCCTTCAAAGATATTCAGACTCAAAGCATATGATAAATACATGTATAAACAAGGCTTCCATACATCATCCTTCTTCAGTGTTGTCCACATAGACTTGCTAGCATCAACAAACTTTTGGTTCACCTACACACAATTATATAGATAGTTGTATTAGCTAGGATATCATTGAATTGAAAATAAATGAACGACACAAGCTAATTATTATACCTGTTTGTAGGCAAAGTTAGGCATATAAGGCTCATCAAGCATAAACCCAAGCAAAATTAAAAGTCCAGAAGGGATTGTCATCAAACCAAACACCCCCTGAGAAAAACGGTTTTTCATTAGTATATAACCAATGAAGTGCATTGAAAACCAGAAAACCTTCTCAAGATTAATGAAAACTTTTTAAGTTTCAAGAGGCTAACCATAGGGCCTATGAGATGAACAAAGATACCACCAATGGAGAATCCTAATAATGCTCCTACAGAACTACTGAAGGCGCATAAACTTTGCATGTCGGCGGCCAGTGAAGGATGGGTGATACTGTTCTGTGCCACACAAGCATCAATGGTAACATCAGCTATAGCCACACCAGTACTACTAGCAGTTAATGCCAAAATGGCCAACATAATGTGCAGGTTTTCATGCAAAGATAATAGAACCATGCTAATCACTCCTATGAAACCTGtcacaatgaaaaacaaaagaaaatcatttAGAAATCTGCACTATGATATATTTGAATCCACTTCAAGCATCATGATTTTTCTGTCTTATCTTTGTCTCTAGTATTTCATCAATAAGAAACTTATAAACTGACTGAGATCCAAGAAAACTGGAGAGATTCAAAACTGTGGAACAAAGTTCATCAATAAGTAATGTATTTGAATTGAACAAAAATACAGAATGtattaactattaataaaaaacatACCAGCAAAAATGAAATAAGGTCGCCTGCGATATCCGAGAATGGGAAGAACATCTGTAAGAAGACCCCACAAAGGCTTAACAATCCAAGGAATGGAAGTGATTCCTGCATAAACCTGTGCTTGTGATGGCTGCACTTTCTGAACATCTTTCATGTAATACTTTGTTCCAACACCAGAAAGGCCTCCACCAAGTCCTTGACTCACTCCATAAACTATTATCACACCAAACACAAAGCTCCAATGCATTTCCCTT is a window encoding:
- the LOC112783201 gene encoding probable folate-biopterin transporter 2, coding for MQQEEENLKDPCGEEKEGEEEEDEERKKGSVWCGCICIPVHWFKMLSREMHWSFVFGVIIVYGVSQGLGGGLSGVGTKYYMKDVQKVQPSQAQVYAGITSIPWIVKPLWGLLTDVLPILGYRRRPYFIFAGFIGVISMVLLSLHENLHIMLAILALTASSTGVAIADVTIDACVAQNSITHPSLAADMQSLCAFSSSVGALLGFSIGGIFVHLIGPMGVFGLMTIPSGLLILLGFMLDEPYMPNFAYKQVNQKFVDASKSMWTTLKKDDVWKPCLYMYLSYALSLNIFEGLFYWYTDPKAGPSFSQETVGFIFSIGSVGALLGALLYQYALKDYAFRDLLFWTQLIYALSGMVDLVMVLRLNLKFGIPDYLFVMIVDSVAQMTTRLKWMPMLVLSAKLCPSGIEGTFFALLMSIDNFGVLSSSWGGGLLLHLFKITRTKFDNLWLAILLRNILRITPLCLLFLVPKADPNSSILATSESLDSEVVIETSEMENNIELVSLVNNVDAM